From the Paenibacillus sp. MMS20-IR301 genome, the window ATCGTAGCCTTCCTCCTGAAGAATGTAAGCCATCGCTTTGCTGAACAGGCCGATGCCTCGTCCCTCATGATTAGCCAGATAGAACAAGGCGCCGGAACCATGCTGTGCAATCATCTTCATCGACTGATGCAGCTGGAAGCCGCAATCGCAGCGTTTGCTGCCAAAAATGTCGCCGGTATGGCAAATGCTGTGCATCCGGATCAGCGCTTCCTCAGAATGCTCGAAATCACCATAGACCAGCACGCTCGACTGTTGTCCATCCGCAAGGTTCATGGAAGACAGGCGGCTGATCAGCAGCTCCGTAGCTTGCTTGCCTTCTGCCTGCTGCAGCTCTTCATCCGTAACTTTCAGCCAGCTGTACCATTTGAAGGTGACCGTCTCGCCGTCCAGGTTGACAGGCAGTGTAATCGGTCCAACGAGCATTGTAGTGGAATCGTCCTGCGAAATCCGCTTGATCTTGTTCTGTAGTATGGAAAGGATATCTGGTTTGATCATGAGAGCACCATCCTAAAAGTTTTGATAGCATAAGCTTCTTTGAATACGTTCCGCAAAACTTGCTTCGGAAGCCTACACTTAGTTTTGATAGCATAAGCTTCTTCGAATCCGTTTCGCAAAACTCACTTCGGAGGCCTACGCTTAGTTTTGATAGCAATCGGTATTACAACAGGTATTTAAAATTTAAATATAAAGAGTTTGTACGTCAAGTAACTATTTGTAAGTTAGTTTATCATTGTAATATAACTTCGTCAAGTTATAATATATATATAAATATTTATGATTACTTATTGTAAGTTTATGATATAATGAATGTTGAGGTGATGCTAATGAACAACTTCGAGATGTGTCCACGCTTCGAGAAAGCGGTAGATGTATTAAGTAAACGATGGGTTGCACTGATTGTCTTCGTCCTGATGGATGGTCCGCGTCGGTTTGGGGAGATTGAGCATTGTCTGTCTAATTTAAGCGGCAAAGTATTATCCGACCGGCTGAAGGAAATGGAGAACGAAGGAATTATTCAGCGCACAGTGTATCCGGAAATGCCGGTGCGTATTGAATATTCGTTAACCGCCAAAGGCACGGCACTGGCTCCCATTCTCGGTGAGATCGGCAACTGGTCTACCGATTGGATTGAGATCGGCGTGACCAAATGATTGCCGGCGGGCATGCCAAATAGCGCCCCTGAAGTTCCGTGAACCGGACACTTCGGGGGCGCTGTTTGTCCCTATAAATCTTTGTGCTGAAAACGCAGTAATCCGATTGCAAACGCCAGTACCGTGTATCCTGCAGTATAGACTATGAATGAGTTTGACGGATAGGCACCGAAGTTCAAGATAGTGAATCCGCTTAATCTTGCAGAAACAAGACTGTCTATACCGTTCAGGCTTAACAGCTCCGCGATCATTCTCCGCTGCAGGGCATCTGCCGGCATAAGCATAGAGATGATTCCCGTCAAACTGTTCAACACGTTCATTGCATCACCCTCCAGCCGCAGCGATCCGCTAAGCTTATCCAGCATTCCGCCCAGCCAGCCTGCCCCGTACAGCATGGTCATAAACACACCGTTTCCGAGCGCCGAGAACAGACCGGAGCCCAGCATGGACACTGAGATTAATAAGGGAACCACAGAAGTAAACAGCAGATAAGATTTGATCAGCGCCGCCGCATCTCTGGGAATATTCGCATGGACACTAGTGATCAGCAGAATGGCAAGGAACAGAATCAGAGCGTAAAGTGCCCCTAAGGTGACAAAACCGAGCCAGCGTCCGAAGTACCATTTCCAGCGCGGCAGCGGGCGGGGGAGCAGTGCCTGCATGACTCCCTGCTCTGCTTCACCGGCAATGACCGAGAACGAGCTGAAGATGCTCAGAAAAGCAATTACGAATGCACCAAAATAAAACCCCAGATTAAGTATAAAAGAACCATTGGTAAAGCGCAGAATCAAGTCGCTCCCGTTGTTTACTGACCCGCCGGCAAAACCATTTTGTCCAACCGTATCCGCCACAAACCAGAAGCCGAGCAGAAACAGCAAGGTAAGCAGCAGGGTCAGGGCCATCACCTTTTTGCGGAGCATTTCTTTCCAGGTCATCGCAAGGATGGTTCTCATGACTGTTCACCCCGATGGCTGAGCCCGGAGACAGTATCCATGAACCACTCCTCCAGCCGTTCCTTTCTGCGGTTTACTTCATATAAAGTCATTCCCTGCTCTACTATTAATCCGTTCAGCCATCCCGCCTGTTCTTCATTCTCCAGCTCTGCCTCAAGCCATACAATACTGCTGTCTAGTCCTGATTCTATTGCCGTACCGGTACGCTCCCTGATCTGCAGCCCGGTATGCTGATTCAACCAGGACAGCAAAAAAGGCGTGTATCCGCCTACTTTAAAATGCCAGCGGGTCCGCTGGCTCAGAATTTCCGATACTTTTCCCTGACGCAGAACCGTCCCGTTATTCAGCAAGGCCATCCGGTCACAGATGACTTCAACATCCTCAAGCAGATGAGAGTTGAGAAATATCGTAATTCCCCTATCCTTCAGCCGCTCCAGAGTCGACCTTACTTCCATTCTCCCGATGGGATCAAGTGCAGATGAGGGCTCATCCAGAAAAATAATTTCCGGCTCATTAACCAGCGCACAGGCCAGTCCCAGCCGCTGCTGCATTCCCTTGGAATAATGCTTGACTCTATCCGTCCCCCGCTGTCCGATGCCAACCTCATTCAGCAGCTGCGGAATTCTTGTATTCATAACGGACCTGCTGATCCGGCATAGCCTGGCATGTAGTCTGACTACCTCTTCACCGGTAAGCCACTCCTGATACCGGTACAGCTCCGGCAGGTAGCCGATCCTGTTTTTAGCTTCAAGCGACCCCGCGGGATGTCCCAGGAGTAAGGCTTTCCCGCTTGTAGGCTTAATCAGACCAGCGAGTATTTTGACAAAGGTACTTTTACCGGCACCGTTGGGGCCGAGGAAGCCGAAGGCTTCCCCTTTCCCCACAGTGATACTGACATCCCGGCAGCCGCGCCCATTCAGATATTCTTTGGTCAGGGAGTCAGCATCAATCGCGGGTATACTCACTCTGCAATCAACTCCCCAACCTTCTCAAGGAACTTGCCTTTGTCAGGATAGAGTTCTCCGCCGTTTAACATAAACATATTGCCGCCCTTTACCCAGGTCGCATAATAGATCGGCCCTTTGTTGTAGTTATATTGCTTCAAAATAACTGGCGTTCCGCTTATCTCGATCTGCTCGGAAAAACTGTCTTTAACTAGCGGCATCGGAATTTCCCCAGCCAGAATGCGGCTCTCTTGAAGGCTGCTTCTCAGATAATCGGGCAGCAGCGGGAAGTTGAGCACAGCTTTCAAAGCTTCCTTAACATCAATAGAAGGATCTACTGTAAGCACAGGTGTGTTCATTTGTGACAAATTTGCCCAGCGGTTCTTATCCGGCGAAAGGTCGTAATTCACAATTTCAGGAAGCTTAAGCTGGATTAGTTTACCATCTACAGATTCTGGCAGCAAGTCCGTCGATCCCACACGCTTCAGTGCCTGATTAACTTTATCTACATTCAATGTCAAGGAGATCTCCTTAGACTGATCCACCCCAACAGATTGGATTCCGGCAAAATCTTCACCCTGCATAGGTCCAATACCCAGCACAGCCTGCAGATCCCCGACAGGCAATGTACCGCGTACTGTTCCGTAACTTATTGAAAAGCTGCCGAAGGAATTCATGGTTTCCTGGAAATTACCGGTTTCACTGACCTGATTGAAGATATCCCGCAGATCGCTTTCTTCTATTACAGCCACATCCTGCACTTTAAACTGGTTCAGTATAGCGGCCATAGCTGTATTCCCCACCGGGGTAGCCAGAATAGCGCCGAAGATGGCCACACCGGCTGCAGCCGCAGCCCACTTCCGGCTGCGGGTACGCAGCGTCTTACGTGATTTCGGTCCGGCATTCTGCTTAGCCTGCCCCTTTGTGTCAATCGCTGTCTGCATATGCAGAACTGTTAACTTTTCCGGATCAGCGGACATTTCAGAATCAGCAGGAGCTGATCCCTTCGTCATCTCTTCATCCTGCTTCCCCCAAGCAGCCCAGACCGGGTTTACCGGTTCCTGTTCAAGCTTCTCCTGCAATTTAGCCCAGGCCTCATCTGTTCCCTGATTCCCGCCATGTCCGTTCCCTCTATGGTTCATTGCATTATCCCTCCCCGTTCTAATCATTCCTGCGGAAGCGAACTCACCGCATGCTGTTTCAGTTTGGCTGTAGCCCGGCTGAGAAGCGTGCCCACCACCGGCGGATTCACGCCAAGCTTACCGGCAATTTCAGCATAACTGTAACCTGAATACTTGAGCAGCAGAGCCTGCCTGTCCCGGTCAGAAAGCTCCTTCAGCCAGTTCTTCACATCTTCCTGTTCCATTTTGTTCAGTACCACTTCTTCACCCGTAGGGGGTGAGGCATCTTTATCGTAGAGAAGCTCCTGTCTATCCAGCAAACGGCGTTCTCTCATCCGTTTATTCAGATAATCATATCCGATCCTTGTAAGCACCCTGTGCAGCCAGGCTCCCATGGCTTCTGGATCATCCGGCGGATTCCGGTACAGCCTGAAGAATACCTCCTGCGCCAGATCATCGGCTGCACTCTCATCCCGTACAAGTGCCGCCAGCTTCCGCCGCACTTCCGGGTAATATTGATAAAATATCTTTTTAAAATTGTCTGTTTCCGGAATGTCCATCCGTTAAATCCTCCTTATCCGCTGCAGCTATAAGTAAGACGAAGGCCGGCGCCAATTTGTATCATTTCCGTTCAAGAAGTTCCCTCTCTTTGTACCATAGACCCTCCGGATACGCAAAACAACCCCAAATCGTGGGGCTTTAGCGTTCTAACAGTTATATTGAGTATTCATATAAATACCATCTGCAAGGTCTGAATATCCATATTTGTGACAAAAATCAAAAAAATAACGCATGGAATCCATGCGAAATAGTTGAAGCTGTCGGTAAAATATAGTAATTTATAAAGTGTAATCTATTATAACTTGAGAGGTGGAGCTAACAATGGAAAAAATGTGTATGGAAATGATGATGAATATGTGCATGGAAGACATGATGTGTAAGATGAACAACATGAAGATGTGCATGGAAATGATGACAAAGATGGGCATGATGGACATGGATATGGACATGATGATGAAGAAAATGCAGGAATGCGATGAAATGATGACAATGTGCATGACCATGATGCGTGAAGGAATGCAAATGTCCAAGTAAGCAGCAAGCAAGCTGGTAAAGTGAATCCGCTAAATTCACTTTAATTCTTAATCAGGCAAAGTATTCGTAAGCCGCAAGTCATGGCAGAGCAGACTAACTGCATGCCATTTTTTTGTATGATAGACCTTATTATATCTCCGTAATACTCTTCTCTGTTTCTCTTAACTGACAACTTCACATTATCTGATCTTAATGTACCGGTCCTGAATCTGCTTCGCGATGGTAATCCGCTCCATCTTCAGCTCCCAGATCTGTTCTTTCCACTGTTCACTCTCTCCGCCCGCCTCATGATCCCGCAGCTTATCAAATAACTGAAGCAGCCTATAATTAATCTGATCGAACCGTGACCACAGTTCTCTCACAGAGTCCGTATTTCTTTGCTCTTCGGCAAGCTTCGAATAATTCTTCAGACGGTCAAGGAGATCAGCCTGCCACTGTTCATCGTTAATTGCTGTGGCATAATTTAGCAGATCCAGATAATCATCGATTGACATGTGTACCGACCCCTTCATTTGCTTATACCAAGTATTATACTCGGTATTATAGATATTTCAAGCCCCGGATGCAAAAAAAGTGCAGACATCAGGGATGCCTGCACTTTGCAGAGGATTATAGGGGTAGGCCAGCTGTTACTGCGGACTACATCAGCTTTTTGATATCATCCTTAATTTGCTCGGATTGCGGTCCGAATACGATTTGCACCGCACCCTGTCCGAGTCTCATTACACCGGATGCCCCAAGCTGCTTCAGCGCAGCATCCTTTACTGCCTTCTCGTCATTGACGTTAAGGCGCAGACGGGTAATGCAGGCATCGATGCTGCGGATATTTGCCGGGCCGCCAATGTTTTCGAGAATTTTGGCTGCTCTGGAAGAGGCGGATACTTTTCCTCCGTCTTTAGCGAGATCTATAGTTTCATCATCTGTGTCATCTTCACGGCCCGGTGTTTTGAGCTTGAATTTGACGATGATGAAGCGGAACAGCACATAGTAGAGAACGAAGAATCCAAGACCTACAGGAATAAGCACCCACGCATTCGTGGACAGCTTCATATTCAGCAGGTAGTCAATCAGACCGGCAGAGAAGCCAAAGCCCAGCTTCACATCCAGGATATACATCAGGAAGCCGGCGAAACCGGTAAGCAATGCATGAACCAGGTACAGCGCAGGTGCAAGGAACATGAAGGAGAATTCAAGCGGTTCAGTAATCCCTGTCAGGAACGAGGCAATTGCAGAGCCGATGAAGATCGAAGCAACCATTTTCCGTTTTTCAGGCTTGGCAGTATGAATGAAGGCAAGGGCCGCACCCGGCAGGGCGAACATCATAATCGGGAAGAACCCTGTCATAAACATTCCGGCAGATTTATCTCCGGCGAAGAAGCGCCACAGATCGCCGTGAACCACTTCTCCGGCTGTATTAGTGAAGTCACCAAGCTGGAACCAGGCAATGGCGTTAATAACATGATGCAGACCAAATGGAATCAGCAGGCGGTTGGCCGTACCGAAGATGAAAGCGCCTACAGCTCCAAGGCCGACAACCCAGGTACCGAAGTCACTGATCACATCTTGAATCGGGCTCCAGACCATACCTACCAGTACTGCCAGAACCATTGTTGTTACGGCTGTAATAATAGGGACAAAGCGTTTACCTGCGAAGAAGCCGAGCCAGTCGGGCATCTTGATATTATGATATTTCTTGTACAGGAACGCTGCCCATGCTCCGGCGAAGATCCCTCCCAGTACACCCATGTTAAGCTTCACATCGTCGCCGATAAAGGGCATTTGTGCCGGAATCACCTTGAGGATGCTGTCAAGAATCTGATAAGCGATAAGTGCCGACAGGGCAGCTACTGCGTCCCCGGCAAAGCCGATCGCTACCCCGATAGCGAAGATCAGGGCAAGATTGCCGAAGATTGCTCCGGCGCCTGCATTCAGGAACGGTGCGACATACTGATTCAGGAATCTGCCGGCCGCCCCCATATGGAAGTCCTTCTCGTAATTGATCAATGCGAATCCTTGCAGAATTGCTGCTGCCGGCAATGTGGCTACCGGAAGCATTAGAGACTTACCTAGTTTCTGTAAAAAAGCTAACATAATGAAATCATCCCCTCGGTTTCATAATAGGTATGCTATATGATTTTATTGCTGTGAAACCACTGTAAGTATGCTGTTTACCCCTGCAGCGACAGAGCCGTAATGGCCATGAACTGCCGGAACCGGGTCCCCGTTACTGGTGACTATAACCGGTGTAATTGTCCGGTAGCCGGCTGCCCGGATGGCCTCCAGATCGAATTCAATCAGCGTCTGGCCGGCTTCGACTGTATCCCCGTTAGCAATATGGCTGGTGAAGCCGCTTCCTTTCAAGCTGACTGTGTCAATGCCAATATGCATCAGCAGCTGCAGTCCGGATGGATGCTCAAGGATGACTGCGTGGCTGCTCTTCACAACATGGGCAATAGTTCCGCTAAAGGGGGCAATCAGCCGGCCCTCTGCCGGCTCGATTGCAATACCCTGACCCATATGTCCTCCGGCAAACGTCTCATCCGGTACCTCGGATAGCTCAACTGCCTGCCCGCTGACCGGAGCGAATATTTCAATGCTGGTCACAGCATGTTTCTCTTCTTTTTTGGATTTCCATCTGGAAAACATATCATTCACTCCTATCCGCTGCTATTTGTTTTTCTCTATGGTCTGGAATAACCGGCGCAGATGCATTGCGAGGAAGCACATTTCTTCTTCCGGCACCTCTACACCGAGTTTGCCCTGCATGATCGTCCCCATCTTCCGGGCTAGCTTGTATTCATCCTTATATTCCTTCTTGATATGCTTCACGAAGGGGTTATCAATAAGCGAACCCTGCAGAATCCGCTCGATTGAGAATCTCAGATGAATCATCAGCCGGACATGATTCATGCTGCCCTGTTCAAAATTAATATTGCGTTCACTGCGGATCATATCCATCAGCTCGCTTACAATATTGGAGGCTTTGACGAGTTGGCCGACCGGTACGTTGCTGACCGCAGAGTATACGTGGTAAGTAAGAAAACCCACCTCATCCTCCGGGATTTGCAGTCCGAATTCAGCACTGATTTTCTCCGCCGCCTTGTAAGCGATCTCAAATTCCTTAGGAAATGTCATTCGGGTTTCCTCAAGAAACGGATTGACAATGTCCATCCCGCCCCGCAAACGGAAGATGGTAAACTGGATATGGCTGGGGAGCGCCAAATAGATTTTGTCGTTTAACTTGCCGGGAAACTCACGGGCGATATCTGCAATGATGTCATCTGTTATCTTCATTACTTTGGGATCAATGTCTTCCAGCAAAATCTGATATTGGCTCCATTCTTCCCGGTCCTCCAGCCGAAACAGCTTCTCGATCCGGCTGTCATTTCCGTCAATCACCCCTGAGTCTTTGACCGCAAATCCGATCCCCTTGCCAATGATTACGTACTCCTTGCTTTTCTTGCCTCCCTGAACCATTACGACGTTGTTCCCAATCACCCGCAGAACCTGAAATTGTTCATTTTCCCTCGCCAAGTTCTCCCTCCTTTCCATCCATTGCCCTAATTTTCGCACAAAAAAGAGCCAAGACTGACTCAAATGAATGAGATCAGATCTTGGCTCATGCCCTGTAAAGGTAACACGCCACTTGCATATAAATGATCATTTATGATCTCATCATAAATCATACCTTGTATTCCGTCAATGGATTTTTACAAAAGTCAAGTTTTGCTCCCGGAGGCCTTGAATTAAGGCATCACCGCCATAGTCTGCACCATGAACCAGTCTTTATGCACTCTTCTATATACAAATCACAAAAAAGAGCGGGGCAGCACTCCTTGTTGAGTTCTGCCCCGCTCTTTAGTTATACCGCCTAACCCTTGTCCCGTATCCACCGGTACATCCGCGAAACGACATTTTGCAGATTCACCGGCTTGCTCATGAAATCGGTCGCCCCGGCAGCAAAACAGCGCTCCCGGTCATCCTTCATCGTCTTCGCTGAAATCGCAATAATCGGCAGATCCGGGAGCAGCAGCTCCTCACGGATAATGGACAGAG encodes:
- a CDS encoding GTP cyclohydrolase II encodes the protein MIKPDILSILQNKIKRISQDDSTTMLVGPITLPVNLDGETVTFKWYSWLKVTDEELQQAEGKQATELLISRLSSMNLADGQQSSVLVYGDFEHSEEALIRMHSICHTGDIFGSKRCDCGFQLHQSMKMIAQHGSGALFYLANHEGRGIGLFSKAMAYILQEEGYDTVEANLELGFADDSRDYKDAIGVLQSLRSKPVTLITNNPKKLEALRAAGMNTVKRVPLWGDVSVFNEKYLRTKVARSGHLEAVPGPDFFEGRVAK
- a CDS encoding helix-turn-helix domain-containing protein translates to MNNFEMCPRFEKAVDVLSKRWVALIVFVLMDGPRRFGEIEHCLSNLSGKVLSDRLKEMENEGIIQRTVYPEMPVRIEYSLTAKGTALAPILGEIGNWSTDWIEIGVTK
- a CDS encoding ABC transporter permease subunit yields the protein MRTILAMTWKEMLRKKVMALTLLLTLLFLLGFWFVADTVGQNGFAGGSVNNGSDLILRFTNGSFILNLGFYFGAFVIAFLSIFSSFSVIAGEAEQGVMQALLPRPLPRWKWYFGRWLGFVTLGALYALILFLAILLITSVHANIPRDAAALIKSYLLFTSVVPLLISVSMLGSGLFSALGNGVFMTMLYGAGWLGGMLDKLSGSLRLEGDAMNVLNSLTGIISMLMPADALQRRMIAELLSLNGIDSLVSARLSGFTILNFGAYPSNSFIVYTAGYTVLAFAIGLLRFQHKDL
- a CDS encoding ABC transporter ATP-binding protein, coding for MSIPAIDADSLTKEYLNGRGCRDVSITVGKGEAFGFLGPNGAGKSTFVKILAGLIKPTSGKALLLGHPAGSLEAKNRIGYLPELYRYQEWLTGEEVVRLHARLCRISRSVMNTRIPQLLNEVGIGQRGTDRVKHYSKGMQQRLGLACALVNEPEIIFLDEPSSALDPIGRMEVRSTLERLKDRGITIFLNSHLLEDVEVICDRMALLNNGTVLRQGKVSEILSQRTRWHFKVGGYTPFLLSWLNQHTGLQIRERTGTAIESGLDSSIVWLEAELENEEQAGWLNGLIVEQGMTLYEVNRRKERLEEWFMDTVSGLSHRGEQS
- a CDS encoding sigma-70 family RNA polymerase sigma factor, which produces MDIPETDNFKKIFYQYYPEVRRKLAALVRDESAADDLAQEVFFRLYRNPPDDPEAMGAWLHRVLTRIGYDYLNKRMRERRLLDRQELLYDKDASPPTGEEVVLNKMEQEDVKNWLKELSDRDRQALLLKYSGYSYAEIAGKLGVNPPVVGTLLSRATAKLKQHAVSSLPQE
- a CDS encoding PTS transporter subunit EIIC yields the protein MLAFLQKLGKSLMLPVATLPAAAILQGFALINYEKDFHMGAAGRFLNQYVAPFLNAGAGAIFGNLALIFAIGVAIGFAGDAVAALSALIAYQILDSILKVIPAQMPFIGDDVKLNMGVLGGIFAGAWAAFLYKKYHNIKMPDWLGFFAGKRFVPIITAVTTMVLAVLVGMVWSPIQDVISDFGTWVVGLGAVGAFIFGTANRLLIPFGLHHVINAIAWFQLGDFTNTAGEVVHGDLWRFFAGDKSAGMFMTGFFPIMMFALPGAALAFIHTAKPEKRKMVASIFIGSAIASFLTGITEPLEFSFMFLAPALYLVHALLTGFAGFLMYILDVKLGFGFSAGLIDYLLNMKLSTNAWVLIPVGLGFFVLYYVLFRFIIVKFKLKTPGREDDTDDETIDLAKDGGKVSASSRAAKILENIGGPANIRSIDACITRLRLNVNDEKAVKDAALKQLGASGVMRLGQGAVQIVFGPQSEQIKDDIKKLM
- a CDS encoding PTS glucose transporter subunit IIA, whose translation is MFSRWKSKKEEKHAVTSIEIFAPVSGQAVELSEVPDETFAGGHMGQGIAIEPAEGRLIAPFSGTIAHVVKSSHAVILEHPSGLQLLMHIGIDTVSLKGSGFTSHIANGDTVEAGQTLIEFDLEAIRAAGYRTITPVIVTSNGDPVPAVHGHYGSVAAGVNSILTVVSQQ
- a CDS encoding PRD domain-containing protein, whose amino-acid sequence is MARENEQFQVLRVIGNNVVMVQGGKKSKEYVIIGKGIGFAVKDSGVIDGNDSRIEKLFRLEDREEWSQYQILLEDIDPKVMKITDDIIADIAREFPGKLNDKIYLALPSHIQFTIFRLRGGMDIVNPFLEETRMTFPKEFEIAYKAAEKISAEFGLQIPEDEVGFLTYHVYSAVSNVPVGQLVKASNIVSELMDMIRSERNINFEQGSMNHVRLMIHLRFSIERILQGSLIDNPFVKHIKKEYKDEYKLARKMGTIMQGKLGVEVPEEEMCFLAMHLRRLFQTIEKNK